The region ACAGTACGGTCCGTTATCTCCCAGATCCGCGCTTTTTCTGTTCTTCCTGTACGCTTGTTTCGCCGCTCCAGCGGAATCTTCAGTGTGGCCACCATCATCTCCAGCTGGTTGACATACTGATTGTCGGATAGCGGCACCAGACGATGGGTCTGACTGCCGGCTGGCACTCGTCCAGCCGTTCTGGCAGCTTTTTCGATGCGCTGCTTAAGGGTGGCCAGCTGCACGAAAGGGTATGGCGGTGTCAGCGAAAAATCACTTCTTGTCAGCGCCAGCGCCTCATTAATACGGGCACCAGTGTTCCACAACGTCGCCAGCAGCATTTTACGGTGCAGATCGGGCACGTAGTGGAGCAAGGCAATGATTTCGGGTGCCAGCAGGTATTTCGGCAGTTCGTTCTGAGCCAAAGCCATCTGACGCAGGGCCAGCGCTGCCGGGTAGTCTAACGCCACCGGCAGCGCCGCATTATGGGAATTATTGCCGGGAAGGGCAGGATAACTCATAGCTCACAGTACCTCTGGTGTTAATATCGCGGACCGCCGTGTGGGCTCACACAAGCGAGCTTTAACGACGACAGGAACCGGCTCATCCGGCATCCCCGTCGCCACACCGTTTTCATCTTGTGAATTCTCCATCTCACTCTCCGCTGTAAAAAACTGTTCGTACTGTTAACGTTTAACACAGCCAGTGCCAGCAAGCGCCGAGCTTTCGGCGCAGCGATACGGGAAAAAGAGAGTAAATCGGGCGGCGGCAGAAAGAAAGACGGGAGCGTCATGGTCATTCCTGCTTTTCT is a window of Mixta intestinalis DNA encoding:
- a CDS encoding site-specific integrase, giving the protein MSYPALPGNNSHNAALPVALDYPAALALRQMALAQNELPKYLLAPEIIALLHYVPDLHRKMLLATLWNTGARINEALALTRSDFSLTPPYPFVQLATLKQRIEKAARTAGRVPAGSQTHRLVPLSDNQYVNQLEMMVATLKIPLERRNKRTGRTEKARIWEITDRTVRTWLGEAVDAAAADGVTFSVPVTPHTFRHSYAMHMLYAGIPLKVLQSLMGHKSISSTEIYTKVFALDVAARHRVQFHMPETDAVAILKKV